Proteins encoded within one genomic window of Couchioplanes caeruleus:
- a CDS encoding cupin domain-containing protein yields the protein MEHYTIATVAEKSPDFRRVLWTGKHTQLVIMTIPPGGEIGEEVHEVDQILTFVSGTGEARVSGKNRKVNQGDLVVVPAGHTHNFVNEGPNPMVLYTVYGPPEHADGAVHKTKEQADAMEEAGKDEPPQS from the coding sequence ATGGAGCACTACACGATCGCCACCGTTGCCGAGAAGAGCCCGGACTTCCGCCGCGTGCTCTGGACGGGTAAGCACACCCAGCTCGTCATCATGACGATCCCGCCCGGCGGCGAGATCGGCGAGGAGGTCCACGAGGTGGACCAGATTCTCACGTTCGTGAGCGGCACCGGCGAGGCCCGGGTGAGCGGCAAGAACCGCAAGGTCAACCAGGGGGACCTGGTCGTGGTGCCGGCCGGTCACACGCACAACTTCGTCAACGAGGGCCCGAACCCGATGGTGCTCTACACGGTCTACGGGCCGCCGGAGCACGCCGACGGGGCGGTGCACAAGACCAAGGAACAGGCGGACGCGATGGAAGAGGCCGGAAAGGACGAGCCCCCGCAGTCCTGA
- a CDS encoding EAL domain-containing protein: MTAPDERFPRPRALRGRLSRRPRLSPNAGPRPPYLPESRSPADEEACFTYLAEGDRIVWSDGLAVLLGRPPRENEVSRQLLARHVHRDDRAKALGAITRAWTAREPVRITLRLMHADGGWFDVDCRLEAVAGPDGTVRGVKGALRDVSARERARREVARLSRRGETVQASIVDPDPATGLHTRARFADEIDRAQRSGGGALLIVRVEPDRTDGVRFDLNADLLHRAARVLEGLVRPDCLLGRVGPNEVGVLLPGASWVMARRQADLFVEALRSQPFVLPDAWVHARAWGGLVRFRPGGDAGSHELLIDAEHAWRQAREADRPLTLVADPVPVKDRQGSYRNRVADALGTDRFTLFAQPILELQTNLVLRHELLLRVLDEHGEPQSPIHVLDTAERLDAVYDIDLWVVERAMEVAASLPAHSFQINLSGRTVGDPRLTAEVETLIDRYGVNPEQLTFEITETALIGNLSEARHFADRIRDLGCQLALDDFGSGYASFRYLRLFPIDLVKIDGEYVRNLVHNPQDQVLVRALVQVCQAYGIHTVAEFVQDEATMRMLCEFGVDFVQGYLIGRPEPLSALGPAPRLRRS; this comes from the coding sequence ATGACGGCACCAGACGAACGCTTCCCGCGTCCTCGTGCGCTGCGCGGCCGGCTCTCCCGCCGTCCCCGGCTCAGCCCGAACGCCGGGCCCCGTCCGCCGTACCTGCCGGAGTCGCGCAGCCCGGCGGACGAAGAGGCCTGTTTCACCTATCTGGCGGAGGGCGACCGCATCGTGTGGTCGGACGGCCTCGCCGTGCTGCTCGGCCGCCCGCCGAGGGAGAACGAGGTCAGCCGCCAGCTCCTCGCCCGGCACGTGCACCGCGACGACCGGGCCAAGGCCCTCGGCGCCATCACCCGCGCCTGGACGGCGCGCGAGCCGGTGCGGATCACCCTGCGGCTGATGCACGCCGACGGCGGCTGGTTCGACGTGGACTGCCGCCTGGAGGCCGTCGCCGGCCCCGATGGCACGGTCAGAGGTGTCAAGGGTGCGTTGCGTGATGTCTCCGCCCGTGAGCGGGCCCGTCGCGAGGTCGCCCGGTTGTCCCGCCGGGGGGAGACCGTTCAGGCATCCATCGTCGACCCCGACCCCGCGACCGGCCTGCACACTCGGGCGCGCTTCGCCGACGAGATCGACCGGGCGCAGCGCAGCGGCGGGGGAGCACTGCTCATCGTCCGGGTCGAACCGGACCGGACGGACGGCGTACGGTTCGACCTCAACGCCGACCTGCTGCACCGGGCCGCGCGGGTCCTCGAGGGGCTCGTCCGGCCGGACTGTCTGCTGGGCCGCGTCGGGCCCAACGAGGTCGGCGTCCTCCTGCCGGGAGCGTCCTGGGTCATGGCCCGGCGGCAGGCCGACCTCTTCGTCGAGGCGCTGCGGTCGCAGCCGTTCGTGCTGCCCGACGCGTGGGTGCACGCCCGCGCCTGGGGCGGTCTCGTCCGGTTCCGGCCCGGCGGCGACGCGGGCAGCCACGAGCTGCTCATCGACGCCGAGCACGCCTGGCGGCAGGCGCGCGAGGCGGACCGCCCGCTGACGCTGGTCGCCGACCCGGTGCCGGTGAAGGACCGCCAGGGCTCCTACCGCAACCGGGTGGCCGACGCGCTGGGCACCGACCGTTTCACCCTCTTCGCCCAGCCCATCCTCGAGCTGCAGACCAACCTGGTGCTGCGCCACGAGCTGCTGCTGCGGGTGCTGGACGAGCACGGCGAGCCGCAGTCGCCGATCCACGTGCTCGACACCGCCGAGCGCCTCGACGCGGTCTACGACATCGACCTATGGGTGGTCGAGCGCGCGATGGAGGTCGCGGCCTCGCTGCCCGCGCACTCCTTCCAGATCAACCTCTCCGGGCGTACGGTCGGAGACCCGCGCCTGACCGCCGAGGTCGAGACGCTGATCGACCGGTACGGGGTGAACCCGGAGCAACTGACCTTCGAGATCACCGAGACGGCGCTGATCGGCAACCTGAGCGAGGCCCGCCACTTCGCCGACCGCATCCGGGACCTGGGCTGCCAGCTCGCGCTCGACGACTTCGGCTCGGGATACGCCTCGTTCCGCTACCTGCGGCTGTTCCCCATCGACCTGGTGAAGATCGACGGCGAGTACGTGCGGAACCTGGTGCACAACCCGCAGGACCAGGTGCTGGTGCGGGCGCTGGTGCAGGTCTGCCAGGCGTACGGTATCCACACCGTCGCGGAGTTCGTGCAGGACGAGGCGACGATGCGGATGTTGTGCGAGTTCGGGGTGGATTTCGTGCAGGGCTATCTGATCGGGCGGCCTGAGCCGCTGTCGGCGCTGGGACCGGCTCCCCGCCTGCGCCGCTCCTGA